The genomic region CAGCGATAAATGTCTCGATTAAACTCAAATCGAAATAATCTGGAGAACCATCCAAATCCTGGTCGATGTAGTGCAAAGGTTGGTATGTAAAATCAAGTAAAGCTTTCAGTTCATCCAAACTCAGATTTGCACCGCTGTAGGCACGAGTGGAACGACGCCTAAGAATCGTGTCCTCCAGTGCTTCCAGGCTTTCTCCCCAATCGATCGGCTCCGTGGCAGTAGAAACTTTCAGACAGAAGGGAAAATTGTACTTATCCTCCAGCGATGTTTCAGCAACGATGTCTAGAGTCTTTGGCGACTTCGACAACTCGATCTGCGTAGCGCGATGGAAATATCCCAGCAGTTCCCCATCCCGTAAGAAGGGATAATTTGTCTGAGTCCCAGAAGGCAACACCGTTGAAGCTAGCGGTAAATTTTGCTTGACATCCAGCAAGTCTGCCAAGGGAATCACTGCAATAGTCCCTTCTTGCTCAGAGTCCAAGTAAAGCAAGCGATCGACTGCCTCATCCGCAAATCCGCCGATCAAATGAGGGCGATAGTCATTCATAGCGCCCGCTAACTCAATATTACCCAGCAGATGACCCGTATCGAGATAAATCCGCCGATAAGCTCGGTCTTGATAGCGCCAGGATGAGCGATAGAAAATTGCTGTCGTTACGATCGCCATCTGAGTGCTATCTAAAACTGGGTGCCAGAAACAAGCATCTTGCAAAGCCTTCCAGACCTCATTTTCCCAAAAATGAATCAGGGAATGAGTCTTGGGCTGATAATTATACAATCCTGGCGGCAGTAGCGGTGTGCCGCGAGAAATCAAATACA from Argonema galeatum A003/A1 harbors:
- a CDS encoding SagB/ThcOx family dehydrogenase, with protein sequence MAEVQYSLAQHYHERTKYDPQTIATKSQGLDWSRQPVPFKEYKIGTSFDLKPYLKEEPEAFGGSSAAKWWRRLSRLLFWSYGLTAKMPTMGDTMYLRAAPSAGGLYPAEVYLISRGTPLLPPGLYNYQPKTHSLIHFWENEVWKALQDACFWHPVLDSTQMAIVTTAIFYRSSWRYQDRAYRRIYLDTGHLLGNIELAGAMNDYRPHLIGGFADEAVDRLLYLDSEQEGTIAVIPLADLLDVKQNLPLASTVLPSGTQTNYPFLRDGELLGYFHRATQIELSKSPKTLDIVAETSLEDKYNFPFCLKVSTATEPIDWGESLEALEDTILRRRSTRAYSGANLSLDELKALLDFTYQPLHYIDQDLDGSPDYFDLSLIETFIAVSGVDELEDGCYYYAPVAQELRQIRFKNFRRELHYLCLGQDLGRDAGAVLFHTADLKTSVAKYGDRVYRYLHMDAGHLGQRLNLAAIGLNLGVSGIGGFFDDQVNEVLGIPADEAVLYITTLGRPR